The proteins below are encoded in one region of Nitrosomonas ureae:
- a CDS encoding IS5 family transposase: MQMSFGTLELAERLNRDNVLLKIEGLIEWEELRPKLTGLYKRELSHGGGQEPFDGLLMFKAILLGQWHSLSDAALEQALCVCIDFLQFCGLSLSDAIPDETTLCRFRNRLITNDRLDDLLATINEQLQSHGLMIKGATGAVIDATLIESAARPKKTITLEVDAEEGKVVQFEDGSQPGINCIEEQSADPDATWLKKGRKSQFGYRSYLVVDAQDGYVRGVHTAPANQSEMMHFEAAIDGAHIEANRVYADKGSASNANRQFLRKQKIKSAIMHRAYKNKPLSSRQKLANQLISKKRYIVEQCFGTIKRLFRMGRASYFGTTKVNAQVILKSICMNLKKAANKIFVDQPLRGAIRPNIT, encoded by the coding sequence ATGCAGATGAGTTTTGGAACACTGGAATTAGCAGAGCGATTGAATCGAGATAATGTTCTGTTGAAGATTGAAGGCTTAATTGAGTGGGAGGAATTACGTCCGAAACTTACGGGTTTATACAAGCGCGAGTTATCGCATGGTGGAGGCCAAGAGCCGTTTGATGGGTTGTTGATGTTCAAAGCGATCCTGCTAGGTCAGTGGCATAGTTTATCGGACGCTGCGTTGGAGCAAGCACTGTGTGTATGCATTGATTTTCTGCAATTTTGCGGACTGTCCTTGTCGGATGCGATACCGGACGAAACCACTTTGTGCCGGTTCCGTAACCGACTAATAACCAACGACCGGCTAGATGATCTGCTGGCCACTATTAATGAACAGCTTCAATCCCACGGATTGATGATCAAGGGTGCGACAGGAGCGGTCATTGATGCCACGCTGATTGAGTCAGCGGCACGCCCTAAAAAGACCATCACACTGGAAGTGGATGCCGAAGAAGGTAAGGTTGTTCAGTTTGAAGATGGTAGTCAGCCTGGAATCAACTGTATCGAAGAACAAAGCGCGGATCCGGATGCGACCTGGCTAAAGAAAGGCAGGAAGTCGCAGTTTGGCTACCGCAGTTACCTGGTGGTGGACGCACAAGACGGCTATGTGCGCGGGGTTCACACCGCCCCTGCCAACCAGAGCGAAATGATGCATTTCGAAGCCGCTATCGATGGTGCGCATATCGAGGCGAATCGGGTGTATGCCGACAAGGGATCCGCCAGCAATGCCAATCGGCAATTTCTAAGAAAGCAAAAGATCAAGAGCGCAATCATGCATCGCGCGTACAAGAATAAACCCCTCTCGTCACGCCAGAAGCTGGCGAATCAATTGATCAGTAAAAAACGCTATATTGTCGAACAGTGTTTCGGCACAATCAAACGCTTATTCAGAATGGGACGCGCCAGCTACTTCGGTACGACGAAAGTCAACGCCCAAGTCATACTGAAAAGTATCTGCATGAATCTAAAGAAAGCAGCCAACAAAATCTTCGTAGACCAACCATTAAGGGGAGCGATCCGTCCAAATATTACATAA
- a CDS encoding aspartate kinase, whose translation MAFYVQKYGGTSVGSTERIKNVARRVAKFHAQGHQIVVVVSAMSGETNRLIALAHEVQVNPDPRELDVMISTGEQVSISLLAMALMELDIQARSYTGSQVKILTDSTHTKARILNIDEDRIRADLAAGYVVVVAGFQGVDEQGNITTLGRGGSDTTGVALAAALKADECQIYTDVDGIYTTDPRVVAEARRLNTITFEEMLEMASLGSKVLQLRSVEFAGKYKVKLRVLSSFEDEGQGTLITFEEDEDMEQAVISGIAFNRDEAKITVLGVPDHPGIAYQILGPVADANIDVDMIIQNVGHDGLTDFSFTVHRNEFNNTMNILKEKIQPHIGARDVLGGDRIAKVSVVGVGMRSHAGIASKMFRVLAEEGINIQMIATSEIKISVVVDEKYMELAVRVLHKAFDLEQAP comes from the coding sequence GTGGCATTCTACGTACAAAAATATGGCGGCACATCAGTCGGAAGCACCGAACGGATAAAGAATGTTGCCCGTAGAGTGGCAAAATTTCATGCACAAGGACACCAAATTGTAGTTGTTGTTTCAGCCATGAGCGGTGAAACAAATCGCTTAATCGCTTTGGCTCATGAAGTGCAAGTGAATCCGGATCCACGGGAATTAGATGTCATGATCTCCACCGGCGAGCAGGTGTCCATTTCATTATTGGCAATGGCATTAATGGAACTTGATATCCAAGCCAGAAGCTATACAGGATCACAAGTCAAAATTTTAACTGACAGCACACATACGAAAGCTCGAATCTTAAATATCGATGAAGACAGGATCCGGGCTGATCTTGCTGCGGGTTATGTAGTAGTCGTAGCTGGATTTCAGGGTGTAGACGAGCAAGGCAACATCACAACGCTTGGCCGCGGCGGATCCGATACAACCGGAGTTGCACTGGCCGCAGCTCTGAAAGCGGATGAATGTCAAATTTACACTGATGTTGATGGAATTTACACTACGGATCCACGTGTTGTAGCAGAAGCAAGAAGGTTAAACACCATAACTTTTGAAGAAATGCTCGAAATGGCAAGCCTTGGCTCCAAGGTCTTGCAATTGAGATCTGTCGAGTTTGCAGGAAAATATAAAGTGAAACTGAGAGTCTTATCAAGTTTTGAAGATGAAGGCCAGGGCACTTTGATTACTTTTGAGGAAGATGAAGATATGGAACAAGCGGTTATTTCAGGGATCGCATTTAATCGCGACGAAGCAAAAATTACTGTATTGGGTGTTCCAGATCATCCTGGGATTGCTTATCAAATTCTTGGTCCCGTAGCAGATGCCAATATCGATGTGGATATGATCATACAAAACGTTGGTCATGATGGTCTAACAGACTTCTCATTCACTGTTCATCGCAATGAATTCAACAATACGATGAATATTTTGAAAGAAAAGATTCAACCTCATATTGGTGCACGTGATGTACTCGGAGGTGATAGAATTGCGAAAGTATCGGTCGTAGGTGTTGGAATGCGCTCGCACGCTGGCATTGCAAGCAAAATGTTCCGTGTGTTAGCGGAAGAAGGAATCAATATACAAATGATCGCCACTTCTGAAATAAAAATTTCGGTTGTTGTCGATGAAAAATATATGGAGCTGGCCGTTCGGGTTCTGCATAAAGCGTTTGATCTTGAGCAAGCACCTTAA
- the lpxK gene encoding tetraacyldisaccharide 4'-kinase has translation MKLSDLYWYRITPLHFLLWPISVLYGFFLTLKKLCYWLEILPSVKLPVTVIMIDSISVEDGSKTPLLLWLVDCLITQGYRPGIITRDNSDRPNLPHEITCESDTHSVDGKTFLLAHHCRASCPVWVGSDRIATAHALLSAHPECNIIICNGGMHYYQLERDVEIITVDFSAHSFGNGLLVPAGPLRINLNQLKKSDILVTNGKPDHPRDMSKWGKTYIMQLADEMVYNVLKPEIQQSVSCFKNKHLHIVTDANNSRWCFDLMQNKGLHAKLHSYAENHRFSQHEINLPEADAILMPEENALQCKKLANDKLWALPRKAWINNELLEIIIKKLENKN, from the coding sequence ATGAAATTATCTGATCTCTATTGGTATCGCATTACTCCTTTGCATTTTCTTTTGTGGCCAATAAGTGTTCTCTATGGTTTTTTCTTGACACTGAAAAAACTGTGTTATTGGTTGGAGATTTTGCCTTCGGTCAAATTACCCGTCACTGTTATTATGATCGATAGTATCAGTGTCGAAGATGGCAGCAAAACACCTTTATTGCTTTGGTTAGTGGATTGTTTGATAACTCAAGGCTATCGACCAGGAATTATAACGCGCGACAACTCCGATAGACCAAACTTGCCACATGAAATAACTTGCGAGAGTGATACACATAGTGTCGATGGAAAAACATTTTTGCTGGCTCATCACTGCCGGGCATCCTGTCCGGTATGGGTTGGAAGCGATAGAATAGCCACCGCCCATGCATTACTGAGCGCTCACCCGGAATGTAATATCATCATCTGTAATGGAGGTATGCACTATTATCAACTTGAACGCGATGTAGAAATCATAACGGTCGATTTCAGTGCACATAGTTTTGGCAATGGACTCTTGGTACCCGCAGGGCCGCTACGTATCAATCTTAATCAGTTAAAAAAATCCGATATTCTCGTAACAAATGGAAAACCCGATCATCCTCGAGATATGAGCAAGTGGGGTAAAACCTACATTATGCAGCTGGCAGATGAAATGGTGTATAACGTGCTTAAGCCCGAGATCCAACAATCCGTTTCCTGCTTTAAAAATAAGCATCTACATATTGTAACCGATGCTAATAACTCTCGTTGGTGCTTTGATCTCATGCAAAACAAAGGTCTCCATGCAAAATTGCATTCTTATGCGGAAAATCATCGATTTAGTCAGCACGAGATTAATCTCCCAGAAGCCGATGCTATCCTCATGCCGGAAGAAAATGCGCTGCAGTGCAAGAAACTCGCCAATGACAAGCTTTGGGCTTTGCCAAGGAAAGCCTGGATTAATAACGAGTTGCTAGAGATTATAATAAAAAAACTTGAAAATAAGAATTAA
- a CDS encoding alpha/beta fold hydrolase codes for MKIPVNRLLVPTLSADDKPRKPHHIAYTDWGDRENPHVVICVHGLTRNCRDFDYLAHELQTDCRVICIDVVGRGQSDWLQEAQDYEYYPLYLSDAISLLNHLKSQYTTAITLDWVGISMGGLIGMVLALQKNLPMQINKLVISDLGPLISAVALKRIAEYVGKDPRFASFEEFKNYMKLISVSFGPLTDAQWTHMAIHSAREYPDGSYGFRYDPRIAVSFQTHEITDIDLWAQWDQLNVPTLVLRGMESDILSAETAAQMQVRGAKAKVVELPGIGHAPMLMDDNQIKIVRDFILNQRNGAV; via the coding sequence ATGAAAATACCTGTAAATCGATTGCTTGTACCTACTTTGTCAGCTGATGACAAACCAAGAAAGCCGCATCATATTGCGTATACTGACTGGGGTGACCGCGAGAATCCTCATGTTGTGATCTGTGTTCATGGATTGACACGTAATTGCCGTGATTTCGATTATCTCGCGCACGAGCTGCAAACGGATTGTAGGGTAATTTGCATTGACGTGGTGGGTCGAGGTCAAAGTGATTGGCTGCAGGAGGCGCAGGATTATGAATATTATCCTTTGTATCTTTCGGATGCGATATCGCTATTGAACCACCTTAAATCTCAATACACAACGGCAATAACGCTGGATTGGGTGGGTATCTCCATGGGTGGGTTGATTGGCATGGTGCTGGCTTTGCAGAAAAATTTACCCATGCAGATCAACAAGTTGGTGATCAGTGATCTAGGTCCGTTAATTTCTGCGGTAGCATTAAAAAGAATAGCCGAATATGTGGGTAAAGATCCCCGCTTTGCTAGTTTTGAAGAATTTAAGAATTACATGAAACTGATTTCAGTTTCATTTGGTCCCTTAACCGATGCGCAATGGACTCATATGGCAATTCATAGTGCCCGTGAATACCCTGATGGCTCATACGGCTTTCGCTACGATCCAAGAATTGCAGTGAGTTTTCAAACGCATGAGATCACAGATATTGATCTGTGGGCACAATGGGATCAGCTCAATGTTCCGACACTGGTATTGCGCGGAATGGAATCCGATATTCTATCGGCAGAGACGGCTGCGCAAATGCAAGTTCGTGGCGCAAAGGCCAAGGTAGTAGAATTGCCGGGTATTGGTCATGCTCCCATGCTGATGGATGATAACCAGATCAAGATCGTGCGGGACTTTATTTTGAATCAGCGTAATGGCGCAGTTTAA
- a CDS encoding alginate export family protein, with product MSSSRMSSFSAEPSAELRIHWIKKMQHRLFNIGFSITAAMCLVSQAYATNPAPASAGSPPLAAPQAAAGQFDMSKVPPVSPASRPGLFMLPPAGPGYFSLWDLITGNKREKPPVAPYAPFALLTTPAYDIDFRYLDNPEHEKDLFDPVKRIHLASDWLLSFGGSFWYRYTHETDSRLNAEGTNNDFHLLRTRFHADLWYRDRVRLFAELIDARAFGSELPPLVTDRNHADILNMFADIKLATVNNGPAYIRVGRQELMYGSQRLISTLDWVNTRRTFQGVKAFWRTAEWDLDAFWMRPMVIEKGNVDNWDTQQNFFGLWATNKPKPGHLIDLYFLSLINDRNLAATNVLAGNILQGNADTHTIGGRVAGNFDNFLYELEGMYQFGQRSNLDISAFAVATGLGYRLPLPMNPQGWIRYDFASGDSNSKDGRSNTFNQLFPFGHYYLGFLDRVGRQNLHDINAQFTMQPMPWITFITQYHRFYLANNRDFLYNAAGLATLQDVTGQSGSHIGDELDFRLNLHINRHQDVLVGYSKMWRGEFLDKQRPGISPDLFYVQYNIRF from the coding sequence ATGAGTTCATCGCGCATGTCTTCTTTTTCAGCAGAGCCTTCCGCTGAGTTAAGAATACATTGGATAAAAAAAATGCAACATAGGTTATTCAATATCGGCTTTAGTATTACTGCTGCTATGTGCTTGGTTTCTCAAGCCTATGCAACAAACCCGGCGCCCGCAAGCGCCGGCTCGCCTCCCCTCGCAGCACCGCAAGCTGCTGCAGGTCAATTCGATATGTCGAAGGTACCTCCGGTCAGTCCGGCATCACGTCCCGGCTTATTTATGTTACCTCCTGCAGGTCCTGGCTATTTTTCACTATGGGATTTAATTACCGGCAATAAGCGTGAAAAACCACCCGTTGCACCCTACGCGCCATTTGCGCTCTTAACCACGCCGGCATATGACATAGACTTTCGTTATCTGGACAATCCGGAGCATGAAAAAGACCTGTTTGATCCGGTTAAGAGAATTCACTTAGCCAGCGATTGGTTGCTATCCTTTGGCGGAAGCTTCTGGTATCGCTACACTCATGAAACCGACAGCCGATTGAATGCGGAAGGTACTAATAACGATTTCCATCTGCTACGTACACGTTTTCACGCAGATTTATGGTATCGCGATCGTGTGCGCTTATTTGCAGAACTGATTGACGCACGCGCTTTTGGTTCGGAACTGCCTCCGCTGGTAACAGACAGGAATCATGCCGATATTTTAAATATGTTTGCCGACATCAAGCTGGCTACCGTTAATAATGGTCCGGCATACATTCGTGTCGGTCGGCAAGAGCTTATGTATGGCTCACAAAGACTGATCTCCACGCTGGATTGGGTTAATACGCGCAGAACATTCCAAGGTGTGAAAGCTTTCTGGCGTACGGCAGAATGGGATCTGGATGCATTCTGGATGCGCCCGATGGTTATTGAGAAAGGTAATGTCGATAATTGGGATACGCAGCAAAACTTTTTTGGCTTGTGGGCGACGAATAAGCCAAAACCTGGGCACTTAATCGATCTTTACTTCCTGAGCTTAATCAATGACCGTAATCTTGCAGCGACTAATGTGCTTGCAGGAAATATTCTACAAGGCAATGCGGATACGCATACGATTGGTGGTCGCGTTGCTGGAAATTTTGACAATTTCTTGTACGAACTGGAAGGAATGTATCAGTTCGGTCAGCGCTCCAATCTCGATATTTCCGCTTTTGCGGTAGCAACCGGCCTTGGTTATCGTTTACCGCTACCGATGAATCCGCAAGGCTGGATACGTTATGATTTTGCATCCGGCGATAGCAACTCTAAAGATGGCAGAAGCAACACATTCAATCAGTTGTTTCCATTCGGGCATTACTATCTAGGTTTCCTGGATCGCGTCGGGCGCCAAAATTTACATGACATCAACGCTCAATTTACTATGCAGCCGATGCCATGGATAACATTCATTACGCAATACCACCGTTTCTATTTGGCTAACAACCGCGATTTTTTATATAACGCTGCTGGTCTGGCAACACTACAGGATGTCACAGGTCAGTCAGGCAGTCATATCGGAGATGAACTGGATTTCCGCCTTAATCTCCACATAAATCGTCATCAGGATGTATTAGTGGGGTATTCAAAAATGTGGCGCGGTGAATTTCTGGATAAACAAAGACCGGGAATTTCCCCTGATCTTTTCTATGTTCAATACAATATTCGTTTCTAG
- a CDS encoding radical SAM protein: MQPKPNLLNTINHSRDSAGLTYVYPVISRRAGGVSIGINLNPNNACNWRCVYCQVPELKRGSAPRIDLGRLESELQLFLRDLIHGDFMHKQVPPEARKIHDIALSGNGEPTSAKEFDQVIELIGRVKKDFALPENLKIVLITNGSLIYRPTVQAGLKQMAELNGEVWFKFDRALATARQYINNTSISLRKINDHLRITTSLCPTWLQTCVFQINAMPPAEEEIVAYLNFLQQLINNKIPLKGVLLYGIARPSLQPEAVQLSTVDESWLSAYAKRIEALGIAVKINP, translated from the coding sequence TTGCAACCGAAACCTAACTTATTGAATACCATTAATCACAGCCGCGACAGTGCCGGACTCACCTATGTTTATCCGGTAATATCGCGTCGTGCGGGCGGAGTCTCAATCGGAATTAATCTGAATCCTAATAATGCCTGCAACTGGCGCTGCGTATATTGCCAGGTGCCGGAACTTAAGCGTGGCTCGGCTCCTCGCATTGATCTGGGCAGATTGGAATCCGAGTTACAATTATTCTTGCGCGATTTGATTCATGGCGATTTCATGCATAAGCAGGTTCCCCCGGAAGCCAGAAAAATCCACGATATCGCTTTGTCCGGAAACGGTGAACCCACCAGTGCAAAAGAATTTGATCAAGTTATCGAGTTGATTGGTCGCGTCAAGAAAGACTTTGCATTACCGGAAAATTTAAAAATCGTATTAATCACTAACGGTAGCCTAATTTATCGGCCTACTGTACAAGCGGGCCTAAAACAGATGGCTGAATTAAATGGCGAAGTCTGGTTCAAATTCGATCGCGCATTGGCAACAGCGAGACAATACATCAACAATACATCGATCAGCCTGAGGAAAATCAATGATCATCTGCGAATAACCACTTCATTATGCCCCACCTGGTTGCAAACTTGTGTTTTTCAAATAAATGCCATGCCCCCTGCCGAAGAAGAAATAGTCGCCTATTTGAACTTCTTGCAACAACTGATTAATAATAAAATTCCACTCAAAGGAGTTTTATTGTATGGCATAGCGCGACCCTCCCTGCAACCCGAAGCAGTGCAACTATCAACCGTGGATGAATCCTGGCTAAGCGCATACGCAAAAAGAATTGAAGCGTTGGGTATAGCAGTGAAAATTAATCCATAG
- the queD gene encoding 6-carboxytetrahydropterin synthase QueD yields MLITRKLEFDAGHRISTHNSQCRHLHGHRYCIEITLSGNIIADEGVAQQGMVMDFAAVKQIAKSTLVDHWDHAFLVYSGDKKVLQFLQSIEDHKTVVLDVQPTAENLALIAFNILDDAYRDSYGNHLRLEQVRLFETPNCWADAVRGAR; encoded by the coding sequence ATGTTAATCACACGCAAGTTGGAATTTGACGCGGGCCATCGCATTTCAACGCATAACAGCCAATGCCGACATTTACACGGACATCGCTATTGTATTGAAATTACTTTGTCGGGTAACATTATCGCTGACGAAGGCGTAGCACAGCAAGGCATGGTCATGGATTTTGCCGCAGTGAAGCAAATTGCCAAATCCACTTTGGTGGATCACTGGGATCATGCATTCCTGGTTTATTCCGGGGATAAGAAAGTTTTGCAATTTTTGCAATCCATTGAAGATCATAAGACGGTTGTGCTGGATGTTCAGCCTACCGCGGAGAATCTGGCGCTGATCGCTTTTAACATTTTGGATGATGCTTACCGGGATAGCTATGGCAACCATCTACGATTAGAGCAGGTGCGCTTGTTTGAAACGCCCAATTGCTGGGCTGACGCAGTGCGCGGAGCACGGTAA
- a CDS encoding TatD family hydrolase: MFIDSHCHLDFPDLAKDLDQLLINMQENQVTHALCVSVNLPDFPRVRALAEAHHNLFASVGVHPDYEDEIEPHANELAKLAHHPKVIAIGETGLDYFRLQGDMEWQRERFRQHIRAALEVNKPLIIHTRSAATDTLRIMREEGASQVGGVMHCFTESREVAEQAIAMNFYISFSGIVTFKNAVALKEVAKSIQLDRMLIETDSPYLAPVPFRGKQNQPAFVRHVAEEIARLRAAELNDIAIATTNNFFNLFKIPRNGLPT; this comes from the coding sequence ATGTTTATAGATTCTCATTGTCATCTGGATTTTCCCGATCTTGCCAAAGATCTTGATCAACTGCTCATTAACATGCAGGAAAATCAGGTGACGCATGCGTTATGCGTCAGTGTGAATTTGCCTGATTTTCCACGAGTACGTGCATTGGCGGAGGCGCATCACAATCTGTTTGCTTCAGTGGGTGTGCATCCTGATTACGAGGATGAGATTGAACCACACGCGAATGAATTGGCAAAATTGGCTCATCACCCCAAAGTCATTGCCATCGGTGAAACCGGTTTAGATTATTTTCGCCTGCAAGGAGATATGGAATGGCAGCGCGAGCGCTTTCGTCAGCATATTCGCGCCGCACTGGAGGTCAACAAGCCTTTGATCATCCATACGCGCTCCGCTGCGACAGATACTTTACGCATTATGCGGGAGGAGGGCGCTAGCCAGGTAGGGGGGGTGATGCATTGCTTTACCGAAAGCCGCGAAGTTGCCGAGCAAGCGATTGCAATGAATTTTTATATTTCATTTTCAGGTATCGTGACGTTTAAAAACGCGGTTGCACTAAAAGAGGTTGCCAAGAGCATTCAGTTAGATAGAATGCTGATTGAAACCGATTCGCCTTATCTCGCTCCGGTGCCATTTCGCGGCAAACAGAATCAGCCTGCGTTTGTGCGACATGTCGCGGAAGAGATCGCGCGTTTACGCGCAGCAGAGTTAAATGACATTGCTATTGCTACCACAAATAATTTTTTCAATTTATTTAAAATTCCTAGAAATGGCCTACCTACTTAG
- a CDS encoding ankyrin repeat domain-containing protein: MAYLLRLHILALFIIAFLSWPLTVSAGIQEDLIWAIEKGNLFEVSKLLNKGANPDISDNEGYTPLMIAAKNKNLKLAQILIEAGAKLDIRNGYGETAIMLASYQGQTELVKQLYIKGAEINHDGWNPIIYAASGGHSQIIRLLLSGGADINSATDNGTTALMMAARENHLDTVAMLLENGADLTVKNEHGDNALAWAEKQNHQSIVKFLKSYGQSK, encoded by the coding sequence ATGGCCTACCTACTTAGATTGCATATTCTGGCTTTATTCATAATCGCATTTCTCAGTTGGCCACTGACTGTTTCCGCCGGTATTCAGGAAGATTTGATCTGGGCAATAGAAAAAGGCAACTTATTCGAGGTCTCTAAATTGCTTAATAAAGGCGCTAATCCTGATATTTCCGATAATGAAGGCTACACGCCACTGATGATTGCCGCAAAAAATAAAAATTTGAAGCTCGCGCAGATCTTGATTGAAGCAGGCGCTAAACTGGATATTCGGAACGGTTATGGTGAAACAGCCATTATGTTGGCTAGCTACCAGGGCCAAACCGAGCTGGTAAAACAACTCTATATCAAGGGTGCGGAAATCAATCATGACGGATGGAACCCTATAATCTACGCCGCATCCGGCGGGCACTCGCAGATCATCCGGTTGTTATTGAGCGGCGGTGCCGATATTAATTCGGCAACGGACAATGGGACGACAGCGTTGATGATGGCGGCCAGAGAGAATCATTTGGATACGGTTGCCATGCTACTCGAGAATGGTGCAGATTTGACGGTTAAAAATGAGCATGGCGACAATGCCTTGGCTTGGGCTGAAAAACAAAATCATCAGAGTATCGTGAAATTCCTTAAAAGCTATGGCCAATCCAAGTAA
- a CDS encoding SDR family oxidoreductase: protein MHSLHGKVAIVTGSARGIGAEIALTLARAGAKVVVNYVENKMAADKVCAAIVKVGGECSAVQADVSDPAAVQKLFTAAAEQFNQIDILINNAGILLFKEISEIRNEEFERIVDINFKSVFYTLREAAAKLADHGRVVTISSTVTRLMLPKYGAYAATKAAVEQLTRIFAREAGKRGITANIVSPGPVDTELFRTGKTAADIARMSGMAALGGIGATDDIAQVVLFLASDEARWVTGQNIGVNGGII from the coding sequence ATGCATTCCTTACATGGAAAAGTAGCGATTGTTACGGGTTCTGCCCGGGGAATTGGAGCGGAAATTGCGCTTACCCTAGCCCGTGCGGGGGCAAAGGTTGTCGTCAATTATGTAGAAAACAAAATGGCGGCAGATAAAGTTTGTGCGGCTATTGTCAAGGTAGGCGGCGAATGCAGTGCGGTGCAGGCCGATGTCAGTGATCCGGCTGCGGTACAAAAGCTTTTCACTGCAGCCGCTGAACAGTTTAATCAAATCGATATTCTTATCAATAACGCTGGAATCCTGCTGTTTAAGGAAATTTCTGAAATCCGCAACGAAGAATTCGAGCGCATCGTCGATATCAATTTCAAGAGCGTTTTTTATACCTTGCGTGAAGCGGCCGCTAAACTGGCGGATCATGGTCGCGTTGTCACTATCTCCAGTACCGTGACGCGCTTGATGTTACCTAAATACGGTGCGTATGCCGCGACCAAAGCTGCTGTGGAACAGTTGACGCGAATTTTTGCTCGTGAAGCAGGAAAGCGCGGCATCACTGCCAATATCGTTTCACCCGGCCCTGTAGATACGGAGTTATTCCGCACGGGAAAAACTGCAGCGGACATAGCGCGTATGTCCGGAATGGCTGCACTGGGGGGAATCGGTGCAACGGATGATATTGCCCAGGTGGTGTTGTTTCTAGCGAGTGATGAAGCACGCTGGGTTACAGGGCAAAATATTGGTGTCAATGGTGGAATCATTTAG
- the ald gene encoding alanine dehydrogenase, translating into MRIGVPKEIKIHESRVGLTPTAVRELVAHGHQVMVQKNAGIQIDLDDGKYQSAGAEIVETPQEIYAQADLIVKVKEPQPNEISLLRQGQVLFTYLHLAPDPVQTQGLIDSGCIAVAYETVTDSFGGLPLLAPMSEVAGRMAIQAGAHALELDQGGRGMLLGGVSGVPAARVVVIGGGVVGTNAARIAMGVEAHVTVLDKSIHRLQQLDFQYGSRINTVFSTVDALEELVSSADLVIGAVLLPGGAAPKLVTHEMVKRMNRGAVLVDVAIDQGGCFETSKPTTLANPLFTVHGVVHYCVSNMPGAVAKTSTFALNNATLPFVAALANKGYRKALMEDAHLRNGLNVCQGRLTHEAVARDLKLEYTPATAVLD; encoded by the coding sequence ATGCGTATCGGTGTACCGAAGGAAATTAAAATCCATGAATCCCGTGTGGGGCTGACACCAACTGCAGTGCGCGAGCTGGTTGCGCATGGCCATCAGGTCATGGTGCAAAAGAATGCCGGAATACAGATTGATTTGGATGATGGCAAGTATCAAAGTGCAGGCGCGGAGATCGTGGAGACGCCGCAGGAGATTTATGCCCAAGCGGATTTGATTGTTAAGGTCAAGGAACCGCAACCTAATGAGATTTCGTTGCTGCGTCAAGGTCAAGTGCTATTCACTTATCTGCATCTTGCACCCGATCCGGTACAAACTCAAGGATTGATAGATTCCGGCTGTATCGCCGTTGCTTACGAAACCGTTACCGATAGCTTCGGTGGTTTGCCACTGCTGGCGCCGATGAGTGAAGTAGCCGGACGCATGGCGATTCAAGCGGGTGCCCATGCATTGGAACTGGATCAAGGCGGCCGCGGCATGCTGCTTGGAGGAGTGTCCGGTGTTCCTGCTGCGCGAGTCGTAGTCATTGGTGGGGGTGTGGTTGGTACCAATGCCGCACGTATTGCCATGGGTGTGGAAGCGCATGTTACAGTCCTGGATAAATCGATCCATCGCCTGCAACAATTGGATTTCCAGTATGGTTCCAGAATCAATACCGTCTTTTCAACCGTGGATGCACTGGAAGAGCTTGTTTCAAGTGCAGATCTGGTTATAGGTGCCGTATTACTGCCGGGAGGCGCAGCACCTAAGCTGGTGACGCATGAAATGGTTAAACGCATGAATCGCGGTGCTGTTTTGGTCGATGTTGCGATTGATCAAGGGGGGTGTTTTGAAACTTCCAAACCTACTACGTTAGCCAACCCTCTTTTTACTGTCCATGGCGTGGTGCACTATTGTGTTTCCAACATGCCGGGAGCGGTTGCCAAGACTTCCACTTTCGCATTGAATAATGCAACCTTGCCGTTTGTGGCGGCACTTGCCAATAAAGGCTACCGTAAGGCGCTAATGGAAGATGCGCATTTGCGTAACGGCCTGAATGTTTGTCAAGGTCGATTGACGCATGAAGCAGTAGCGCGCGATTTGAAATTGGAATATACGCCGGCGACGGCTGTACTGGATTAA